One Neosynechococcus sphagnicola sy1 DNA window includes the following coding sequences:
- the cas10d gene encoding type I-D CRISPR-associated protein Cas10d/Csc3, producing the protein MVKQIQNHDQAQLSIFKVEETIVESDGDLSDDSWLEGDDGLDGETSDRTIAPPERELLTLKLLREAIQAENPADLVMRDFAEYVLPNLLQVAIGVTAKGGRFFDDLDQQREAEGKTKVRRDNAADQSLNTHLLNGLFPANSIARRLERLNTTVKRVVRERERRLLLAGFILHDFEKFNYARFRGIPQKYQDIQIAGEEKIRQLSLPEHRELVDSICKELGIDHLVNPGEPSKYQEYLDDLLVVIYNAQRRWDTNWNFSTFGLSNLVLPDRTLGCLADLSYLADLLSSIIKHPQNVEKNTLFEIMHKLSDGQLRLTYHSIAENRGVLTNVVNNAVMEAYTSLNTENYTHYEPLLYLPTGVIYLADRNAPPLNPAGLPDRVVAKMKQLCFEQLRLRQTGFGRDGKGMKYADYYTLFCDDRGLMTIALDATLRVLSANKSSVAPSRTENLLRFQQQGTLSADYDFHMKNDIRIDQLAEFGDVISRKIWGDRYENLELARKGRSQARKKNKALPELPAIDLHPSDLIHRIAESWGLASYSAPIREIQRINETLKEQGLKGNTGGVPYEWYFLAATYLDHHPGLETIRETGETIINVVANLIEPIIAQYKLPDGWDDLRQWVNQVVMLPGSNQPPPDQEQEQADIFLKELAHYTAAKKPGRGRQLICSISHSAYSVTEQMESAVLFTPQVYTNKQMLGGSNAKRNISSIAGLEMMLRQILMNQTQAVGKRFEDGKYRYLYFYPTYYFTPETNKFLQKAYSSIAQTRFDTSIRNHFISKDLEANFERSRYQTVDAFLMDEGLDRKKKLDEADPEYKRDRTFKLAYPDDQPLTFYFMALPPGKDPTDTESWVMPAWLAFAFPMILDVKTVVSESPIPPFNDGAEFEESVFLDSAPQAFRVLTGRDRFRLDSILEGWQNPDGTKQAAPLTVLTAAYAIHLDVNAKQGKSGYDANWGKLTELAKDFETSPLHVFSYLSRWVRNQKLDAPSTSKMKLYAYHFYPCFDPYTKFDPNLEALTVEPESAINHPQKLTDLYRQFYRAKKSFNPKSNAVLKPIDLAAETILKAESTVFQGETLVMAVAAEIFKLMDRVHASTADGRWIISDREDERQAVLSFAHYFVKDVFEGAFAGDRARLAGRQLNLIRDTCEFLYRLAQDKENQEWRKNNPDKVKSKSPEDELEDD; encoded by the coding sequence ATGGTGAAGCAGATTCAGAACCATGACCAAGCACAACTATCTATTTTTAAGGTGGAAGAAACTATAGTGGAGAGCGATGGTGATTTATCGGATGATAGCTGGCTAGAGGGTGACGATGGGCTTGATGGGGAGACGAGCGATCGCACCATCGCCCCTCCTGAACGAGAACTGCTCACCCTAAAATTGCTACGAGAGGCAATTCAGGCAGAAAATCCGGCTGATCTGGTGATGCGAGATTTTGCCGAATATGTGTTGCCCAATTTGTTGCAGGTGGCGATCGGCGTTACTGCCAAGGGCGGCAGATTCTTTGATGATCTGGATCAACAACGGGAAGCTGAAGGCAAAACCAAAGTTCGGCGAGATAATGCGGCTGATCAATCCCTCAATACCCATTTGCTGAATGGGCTGTTTCCAGCTAACTCGATTGCACGACGATTGGAAAGGCTAAATACGACTGTAAAACGAGTAGTTCGAGAGCGTGAACGACGTTTACTGCTTGCAGGTTTTATTCTGCATGACTTTGAAAAATTCAATTATGCTCGATTTCGTGGAATTCCTCAAAAATATCAAGATATACAGATAGCAGGTGAGGAAAAAATTCGGCAGCTATCTCTTCCAGAGCACCGAGAACTAGTCGATTCTATCTGTAAAGAACTAGGAATTGATCACTTGGTTAATCCTGGTGAACCAAGTAAATATCAAGAGTACTTAGATGACCTACTAGTTGTTATTTATAATGCCCAACGCCGTTGGGATACTAATTGGAACTTCTCAACATTCGGGTTGAGCAATCTGGTTTTACCAGATCGAACTCTTGGCTGTCTTGCTGACTTAAGCTATCTTGCAGATTTATTGTCATCCATTATTAAACATCCACAAAATGTCGAAAAAAATACCTTGTTTGAAATTATGCATAAGCTCAGCGATGGGCAATTGCGTCTTACCTATCACAGCATTGCCGAAAACCGAGGGGTGCTCACCAATGTGGTGAACAATGCCGTGATGGAGGCATACACCAGCCTGAATACGGAGAATTACACCCACTACGAACCCTTGCTGTATTTGCCAACAGGGGTGATCTACCTCGCTGATCGCAATGCGCCACCCCTTAATCCGGCAGGATTACCCGATCGGGTGGTCGCCAAAATGAAACAGCTTTGTTTTGAGCAATTGCGCCTGCGCCAAACCGGGTTTGGACGGGATGGCAAGGGCATGAAATATGCAGACTATTACACCTTGTTTTGCGACGATCGCGGCTTGATGACGATCGCCCTGGATGCCACGCTGCGCGTACTTTCTGCTAACAAAAGTTCGGTTGCGCCCAGCCGGACTGAAAACCTGCTTCGGTTTCAGCAGCAAGGAACTCTATCGGCTGACTATGACTTCCACATGAAGAATGATATTCGCATTGACCAGCTAGCCGAGTTTGGGGATGTGATTAGCCGCAAGATTTGGGGCGATCGCTATGAAAATCTTGAGCTAGCCCGCAAAGGACGCAGCCAAGCCCGCAAGAAAAACAAGGCATTACCGGAATTACCCGCGATCGACCTGCATCCAAGCGATCTGATCCATCGCATTGCCGAATCTTGGGGACTAGCCTCCTACTCTGCCCCAATCCGAGAGATTCAGCGGATTAACGAAACCTTGAAAGAGCAGGGCTTAAAGGGAAATACAGGTGGTGTTCCCTATGAGTGGTATTTCCTAGCAGCGACCTATCTTGACCACCATCCTGGACTGGAGACGATTCGAGAGACTGGGGAAACAATCATTAACGTTGTCGCTAATTTGATTGAACCGATCATTGCCCAGTACAAACTACCCGATGGCTGGGATGATTTGCGCCAGTGGGTCAACCAAGTCGTCATGTTGCCTGGTAGCAATCAACCGCCACCAGATCAAGAACAAGAACAAGCCGATATCTTCCTCAAAGAACTCGCCCACTATACCGCTGCTAAGAAACCCGGTCGGGGACGGCAACTGATTTGCTCTATCTCCCATTCTGCTTACAGTGTCACCGAACAGATGGAATCCGCTGTGCTGTTTACCCCCCAGGTCTACACCAACAAACAAATGTTGGGAGGTTCCAATGCCAAGCGCAATATTTCTAGCATTGCGGGCTTAGAAATGATGCTGAGGCAAATTCTGATGAACCAAACCCAGGCGGTGGGTAAGCGGTTTGAAGATGGCAAATATCGCTATCTCTACTTCTACCCGACGTACTATTTCACCCCTGAAACCAACAAGTTTCTGCAAAAGGCGTATAGCAGTATTGCCCAAACTCGCTTTGACACCAGCATTCGTAATCACTTTATCTCAAAGGATTTGGAGGCGAATTTTGAGCGATCGCGCTATCAAACCGTCGATGCCTTCTTAATGGATGAGGGGCTAGACCGCAAGAAAAAGCTAGATGAAGCTGACCCAGAGTATAAGCGCGATCGCACCTTCAAGCTTGCCTATCCTGACGACCAACCGCTCACCTTCTATTTCATGGCACTGCCGCCAGGGAAAGACCCCACAGATACAGAATCTTGGGTGATGCCCGCTTGGTTAGCCTTTGCCTTCCCGATGATTCTGGATGTCAAAACCGTCGTCTCAGAATCGCCGATTCCACCGTTTAACGATGGGGCAGAGTTTGAAGAAAGCGTCTTTCTTGACAGTGCCCCGCAAGCGTTTCGTGTGTTGACAGGGCGCGATCGCTTCCGGTTGGACTCCATTCTGGAAGGTTGGCAAAATCCCGATGGCACTAAACAAGCAGCCCCGCTCACCGTGCTCACTGCTGCCTATGCCATTCACCTGGATGTGAACGCTAAGCAGGGGAAAAGTGGCTATGACGCGAACTGGGGCAAACTCACCGAGTTAGCTAAGGATTTTGAAACCAGTCCTCTTCATGTCTTTAGCTATCTCAGCCGGTGGGTACGTAATCAGAAACTAGACGCTCCTAGCACCAGCAAAATGAAGCTCTATGCCTATCATTTTTATCCGTGTTTTGACCCATATACCAAGTTTGACCCTAATTTGGAGGCATTAACTGTGGAACCAGAATCAGCGATCAATCACCCCCAGAAACTCACCGATCTCTATCGTCAGTTTTATCGGGCAAAAAAGTCATTTAACCCAAAATCCAACGCGGTACTCAAGCCGATCGACCTCGCCGCAGAAACCATTCTCAAAGCTGAATCCACTGTTTTTCAGGGTGAAACATTAGTAATGGCAGTGGCGGCTGAGATTTTCAAACTCATGGATCGGGTTCATGCCTCCACCGCAGACGGACGATGGATCATCAGCGATCGAGAGGACGAGCGACAAGCCGTGCTTAGCTTTGCTCACTATTTTGTCAAGGATGTGTTTGAAGGCGCATTTGCAGGCGATCGTGCCCGTCTTGCCGGACGGCAACTCAATCTCATCCGCGATACCTGCGAGTTTCTCTATCGCTTAGCACAAGACAAGGAGAACCAAGAATGGCGAAAGAATAATCCTGACAAAGTGAAGAGCAAATCCCCTGAAGACGAACTCGAAGATGACTAG
- the cas7d gene encoding type I-D CRISPR-associated protein Cas7/Csc2 has product MVTSVKTQNDINNRRKTMTLLKTVNAKFFHAEIPYKPMGKYVHFLTVRVTESYPLFQTDGELNKARVRAGVTDSTPISRLAMFKRKQSTPERLVGRELLRNYGLMTAEECEYNVKFAMNNPDCIIYGFAIGDSGSEKSKVVVDTAFSITAFDESHETFTLNAPYENGTMASKGEAGSKPGEVTSRINQQDHIRPQVFFPSIVTLKDPTEASFLYVFNNILRTRHYGAQTTRTGRVRNELVGIVFADGEIISNLRWTQAIYDQMQATGTLHSPDPLNEDDVLTAAQVAVEGLMASESLVHTDFIGEAFKPLLAEVKAQTGSEESLRAILRLADDEAKAYFAKHVEKPKKAAAQAR; this is encoded by the coding sequence ATGGTTACCTCGGTGAAGACACAGAACGATATTAACAATAGGAGAAAAACTATGACATTGCTAAAAACCGTCAACGCCAAATTCTTCCACGCTGAAATCCCCTACAAGCCCATGGGCAAGTATGTCCATTTCCTCACTGTTCGGGTCACAGAGTCCTATCCCTTGTTTCAAACCGATGGGGAACTCAACAAAGCGCGAGTAAGAGCAGGAGTCACCGATTCAACACCCATTAGCCGTCTAGCCATGTTCAAGCGAAAACAATCTACCCCAGAGCGGTTGGTGGGGCGAGAACTGCTGCGTAACTATGGCTTGATGACGGCGGAAGAGTGTGAATACAACGTCAAGTTTGCGATGAATAATCCTGATTGCATTATCTATGGGTTTGCGATCGGCGACTCTGGCTCCGAGAAATCCAAAGTGGTGGTGGATACTGCTTTCTCGATCACCGCCTTCGATGAATCTCACGAGACCTTTACACTAAATGCCCCCTATGAAAATGGGACAATGGCATCTAAAGGCGAAGCTGGCTCAAAACCAGGAGAGGTGACCAGCCGGATCAACCAACAAGATCATATTCGTCCGCAGGTGTTTTTCCCCAGTATTGTCACTCTGAAAGATCCAACCGAGGCGAGTTTTCTCTATGTCTTCAACAACATTCTGCGGACTCGTCATTATGGCGCACAAACGACACGCACCGGTCGAGTGCGGAATGAGTTGGTGGGCATTGTGTTTGCGGATGGCGAAATTATCAGTAACTTGCGCTGGACCCAGGCAATTTATGACCAAATGCAAGCAACTGGCACGCTGCATTCTCCTGATCCGCTGAATGAAGATGATGTGTTGACGGCTGCTCAGGTTGCGGTGGAGGGACTTATGGCAAGCGAATCTCTTGTTCATACCGATTTTATTGGTGAAGCATTCAAGCCTCTGCTCGCAGAGGTGAAAGCACAAACCGGCAGCGAAGAGTCGTTGAGGGCAATCCTCAGACTAGCTGATGATGAAGCCAAGGCTTATTTTGCGAAGCATGTTGAAAAGCCCAAGAAAGCGGCTGCACAAGCGAGGTAA
- the cas5d gene encoding type I-D CRISPR-associated protein Cas5/Csc1, protein MTMIYHCTLELHDSLYFATREIGRLYETEPVLHNYALSYVLGLIDNPQYNTVVPEEHAYRYFCSEQVPKYEEHLTPLNQQGIYVTPARAVSHTAILNTWKYADNRYHVEMEPTSKNIPSFGRTKEIAPESQFEFFLITEKALVLQRWVRIGKWASKARLEAVELPKLTLHSAGEFAYPHPLNPLDVMFTNQVLSYDTVNMPPVSLIRNVRMIGEFYTVEGMQGLKIPAKMQYRFSN, encoded by the coding sequence ATGACCATGATCTATCATTGCACCCTAGAACTACACGACAGCCTCTACTTTGCTACTCGTGAAATTGGACGACTCTACGAAACCGAACCCGTGTTGCACAACTATGCACTCTCCTATGTGCTGGGATTGATCGATAATCCCCAGTACAACACGGTGGTTCCCGAGGAACATGCCTATCGCTACTTTTGTTCTGAACAAGTACCCAAGTATGAGGAGCACCTAACACCGCTGAATCAACAGGGGATTTATGTGACTCCAGCCAGAGCGGTTAGCCATACTGCTATTCTCAATACTTGGAAGTATGCGGATAACCGCTACCATGTTGAAATGGAGCCAACCTCCAAGAACATTCCCAGCTTTGGCAGAACCAAGGAAATTGCCCCAGAGAGCCAATTTGAGTTTTTTCTGATTACGGAGAAAGCTCTAGTTCTACAAAGGTGGGTACGAATTGGGAAATGGGCGAGTAAAGCAAGGCTGGAGGCTGTAGAACTTCCTAAGCTGACGTTGCATTCAGCGGGTGAGTTTGCCTATCCCCATCCGCTTAACCCGTTGGATGTCATGTTCACCAATCAGGTGTTGAGCTATGACACGGTGAACATGCCACCTGTGAGCTTGATTCGTAATGTGCGGATGATTGGGGAGTTTTACACCGTGGAGGGGATGCAGGGCTTAAAGATTCCAGCCAAGATGCAGTACCGATTTAGCAATTGA